The Skermanella pratensis genome has a window encoding:
- the miaB gene encoding tRNA (N6-isopentenyl adenosine(37)-C2)-methylthiotransferase MiaB, producing the protein MNVYDSARMADVLAPLGYQPVTAFEGADMVILNTCHIREKASEKVFSELGRLRLEKNRQATEGGGRRMIIAVAGCVAQAEGEEIMARAPFVDMVFGPQTYHQLPEMVARASRAAGERVLNTDFPVESKFDFLPGESADAGVSAFLSVQEGCDKFCTFCVVPYTRGAEFSRPAAQILAEARRMAASGTREITLLGQNVNAYHGDGPAGGTWGLGRLIRELAEIGGVERIRYTTSHPRDMDDDLIAAHGEVPQLMPFVHLPVQSGSDRILAAMNRKHTADDYRRVIDRMRAARPDLALSSDFIVGFPGERDADFADTLRLVTGIGYAQAYSFKYSARPGTPAAGMGDAQVPEPVKNERLAALQQLLNAQQVAFNQACVGRVLPVLLDRSGKRPGQLMGRSPFMQSVPVAAPQRLAGTVVDVRIGAAHANSLAGDLVLADGVTVSGPEASTPPVDFSNPPAWEATA; encoded by the coding sequence ATGAACGTCTATGACAGCGCCCGCATGGCCGATGTGCTGGCGCCGCTGGGGTATCAGCCGGTCACGGCCTTCGAAGGGGCCGACATGGTCATCCTGAACACCTGCCATATCCGCGAGAAAGCCTCGGAGAAGGTCTTCTCCGAACTGGGTCGCCTGCGCCTGGAGAAGAACCGGCAGGCGACCGAAGGGGGCGGGCGCCGCATGATCATCGCCGTCGCCGGCTGCGTCGCCCAGGCGGAGGGCGAGGAGATCATGGCGCGGGCGCCGTTCGTCGACATGGTGTTCGGCCCGCAGACCTACCACCAGCTCCCCGAGATGGTCGCCCGTGCCAGCCGCGCCGCCGGCGAGCGGGTGCTGAACACCGATTTCCCGGTGGAGAGCAAGTTCGACTTCCTGCCGGGCGAGAGCGCCGACGCCGGAGTTTCCGCCTTCCTGTCGGTGCAGGAGGGCTGCGACAAGTTCTGCACCTTCTGCGTTGTCCCCTATACCCGGGGCGCCGAGTTCTCGCGGCCCGCGGCCCAGATCCTCGCGGAGGCGCGGCGCATGGCGGCGTCCGGCACCCGGGAGATCACGCTGCTCGGCCAGAACGTCAACGCCTACCACGGCGACGGCCCGGCGGGCGGCACCTGGGGGCTGGGCCGGCTGATCCGCGAGCTGGCCGAGATCGGCGGCGTGGAGCGCATCCGCTACACCACGTCGCATCCGCGCGACATGGACGACGACCTGATCGCCGCCCATGGCGAGGTGCCGCAGCTGATGCCGTTCGTCCACCTGCCGGTGCAGAGCGGGTCCGACCGCATCCTAGCCGCCATGAACCGCAAGCATACCGCCGACGACTACCGCCGCGTGATCGACCGGATGCGCGCGGCCCGGCCGGACCTCGCCCTGTCGTCCGACTTCATCGTGGGTTTTCCCGGGGAGCGCGACGCCGACTTCGCGGACACGCTGCGGCTGGTCACCGGGATCGGCTACGCCCAGGCCTATTCGTTCAAGTACAGCGCGCGGCCCGGCACCCCGGCCGCCGGTATGGGCGACGCCCAGGTGCCGGAGCCCGTGAAGAACGAGCGGCTCGCGGCGCTCCAGCAGCTGCTCAACGCCCAGCAGGTCGCCTTCAACCAGGCCTGCGTCGGCCGTGTCCTGCCGGTGCTGCTGGACCGGAGCGGCAAGCGGCCGGGCCAGCTGATGGGCCGCAGCCCCTTCATGCAGTCCGTCCCGGTGGCGGCACCGCAACGTCTGGCCGGAACGGTGGTTGATGTGCGTATCGGTGCTGCCCACGCCAACAGCCTCGCCGGCGATCTGGTGCTCGCCGACGGCGTGACGGTTTCCGGCCCGGAGGCTTCGACGCCGCCCGTGGACTTTTCCAACCCCCCAGCCTGGGAGGCAACTGCTTGA
- a CDS encoding PhoH family protein → MTGSPDRRIDLAFDDNRLLPLLYGEHDSHLARIETQLGVSLISRGNTLTIAGPPDASESARAALDALWERLKRGMVVGTAEVDAALRMATGVGDGAARELAMQAIARPDFNVKTKRRSISPRSPTQAAYIQALQENELVFGLGPAGTGKTYLAVAQAVVMLTSGQVDRIVLSRPAVEAGERLGFLPGDLREKIDPYLRPLYDALYDMLPAEQVARRLGNGEIEIAPLAFMRGRTLANAYVILDEAQNTTPMQMKMFLTRLGENGRMAVTGDISQIDLPSGTRSGLKDAIEILHGVPGVSFVHFGDADVVRHPLVGRIVRAYDRHDAERKAGRPGEDIRREDMRREDRRR, encoded by the coding sequence TTGACGGGGTCCCCCGACCGTCGCATCGACCTGGCCTTCGACGACAACCGGCTGCTGCCGCTGCTCTATGGCGAGCATGACAGCCATCTCGCCCGGATCGAGACCCAGCTCGGCGTCTCGCTGATCAGCCGCGGCAACACCCTGACCATCGCCGGCCCGCCCGACGCGTCGGAAAGCGCCCGCGCGGCGCTCGACGCGTTGTGGGAGCGGCTGAAGCGCGGCATGGTGGTCGGCACGGCCGAGGTGGACGCGGCGCTTCGCATGGCGACCGGGGTCGGCGACGGCGCCGCCCGCGAGCTTGCCATGCAGGCGATCGCCCGGCCCGACTTCAACGTCAAGACCAAGCGCCGGTCGATCTCGCCGCGGTCGCCGACCCAGGCGGCCTACATCCAGGCGCTGCAGGAGAACGAACTGGTCTTCGGGCTGGGCCCCGCGGGCACCGGCAAGACCTATTTGGCCGTGGCCCAGGCGGTGGTCATGCTGACCAGCGGACAGGTCGACCGGATCGTGCTGTCCCGCCCCGCGGTGGAGGCGGGCGAGCGGCTGGGCTTCCTGCCCGGCGACCTGCGGGAGAAGATCGATCCCTATCTGCGTCCGCTCTACGACGCGCTGTACGACATGCTGCCGGCCGAGCAGGTCGCCCGCCGGCTGGGCAACGGCGAGATCGAGATCGCCCCGCTCGCCTTCATGCGCGGCCGGACCTTGGCCAACGCCTATGTCATCCTGGACGAGGCGCAGAACACCACGCCGATGCAGATGAAGATGTTCCTGACCCGCCTGGGCGAGAACGGACGCATGGCGGTGACCGGCGACATCAGCCAGATCGACCTCCCCTCGGGCACCCGGTCGGGCCTGAAGGACGCTATCGAGATCCTGCACGGCGTGCCGGGCGTCAGCTTCGTCCATTTCGGCGATGCCGACGTGGTCCGCCACCCCCTGGTGGGCCGCATCGTCCGCGCGTACGACCGGCACGACGCCGAGCGCAAGGCAGGCCGGCCCGGAGAGGACATTCGTCGGGAGGATATGCGGCGGGAAGACAGGCGGCGATGA
- the ybeY gene encoding rRNA maturation RNase YbeY, giving the protein MTATARPPLDISVSLEAGDWEDLVPDAGRRVEAAARAAFAAAEHPDVLRDAAAAEMSLVLADDDMVRTLNRDYRGKDKPTNVLSFALLDNAGDADDDLAAHPGMPILIGDVIIACETVRREAREQGKPVGDHLTHLVIHGVLHLLGYDHETDPDADRMERLETSILAGMGIADPYAGPSPHSDRSPGDRPDPGDGADGVSKPQTI; this is encoded by the coding sequence ATGACCGCGACCGCCCGACCGCCGCTCGACATCTCGGTCAGCCTGGAAGCCGGCGACTGGGAAGACCTGGTCCCGGACGCCGGGCGGCGGGTCGAGGCGGCGGCCCGCGCCGCTTTCGCGGCGGCCGAGCACCCGGACGTCCTGCGCGACGCGGCGGCGGCGGAGATGAGCCTCGTGCTGGCCGACGACGACATGGTCCGGACCCTCAACCGGGACTACCGCGGCAAGGACAAGCCGACGAACGTCCTTTCGTTCGCGTTACTCGATAATGCCGGGGACGCCGATGATGACTTGGCGGCGCATCCGGGAATGCCTATACTGATCGGAGACGTGATCATCGCCTGTGAAACCGTGCGGCGCGAAGCCCGCGAGCAGGGAAAGCCGGTCGGGGATCATCTGACGCACCTTGTAATTCATGGCGTGCTCCATCTTCTCGGTTATGATCACGAAACCGACCCTGACGCCGACCGCATGGAACGACTGGAAACCAGCATTCTCGCCGGCATGGGCATCGCCGATCCCTATGCCGGGCCGTCGCCGCATTCCGATCGATCGCCTGGCGATCGGCCGGACCCGGGCGACGGCGCGGATGGCGTCTCCAAACCCCAAACAATATGA
- a CDS encoding hemolysin family protein, whose protein sequence is MADISGSRTPREDGADEQNSFTGQFRGWLRTILGGRGDTTLRDTIEELIEERREAEGSIAADERVLLANILKLRDRTVVDTMVPRADIVAVDIDTTLPELIERMSQEAHSRMPVYRETLDDVVGVVHIKDVLSAVARKTPFQLKDITRDAVIVAPSMPVLDLLLQMRQSRQHMALVVDEFGGIDGLVTIEDLVEEIVGEIEDEHDETEEPMLVTRPDGTMLADARVPIDDFLSLVGPVLDDGEREDFDTLGGLVFNLAGRVPSRGELLKHPSGLEFEVVDADPRRIKRLRVRNLPEPVNATHG, encoded by the coding sequence ATGGCAGACATATCCGGCAGTAGGACGCCCCGTGAAGACGGGGCCGACGAGCAGAATTCCTTCACCGGCCAATTCCGCGGCTGGTTGAGGACCATCCTGGGGGGACGCGGCGACACGACGCTGCGCGACACCATCGAGGAACTGATCGAGGAACGGCGCGAGGCCGAGGGATCGATCGCCGCCGACGAGCGGGTGCTCCTCGCCAACATCCTCAAGCTGCGGGACCGCACCGTCGTGGACACGATGGTGCCGCGTGCCGACATCGTCGCCGTCGACATCGACACGACGCTGCCCGAGCTGATCGAGCGCATGTCGCAGGAGGCACACTCTCGGATGCCGGTCTACCGGGAGACCCTCGACGACGTCGTCGGCGTGGTCCACATCAAGGACGTGCTGTCCGCGGTCGCGCGGAAGACGCCTTTCCAGCTCAAGGACATCACCCGCGACGCGGTGATCGTGGCGCCCAGCATGCCGGTCCTCGACCTGCTGCTCCAGATGCGCCAGTCGCGCCAGCACATGGCGCTGGTCGTGGACGAGTTCGGCGGCATCGACGGGCTCGTGACGATCGAGGACCTGGTCGAGGAGATCGTCGGCGAGATCGAGGACGAGCACGACGAGACCGAGGAGCCGATGCTGGTGACCCGGCCGGACGGCACCATGCTGGCCGACGCCCGCGTTCCGATCGACGACTTCCTCAGCCTGGTCGGACCCGTCCTGGACGACGGCGAGCGGGAGGACTTCGACACCCTCGGCGGGCTGGTGTTCAACCTCGCCGGCCGCGTGCCGAGCCGGGGCGAGCTGCTCAAGCATCCCTCGGGCCTGGAGTTCGAGGTGGTCGACGCCGATCCGCGGCGGATCAAGCGCCTGCGGGTCCGCAACCTTCCGGAGCCCGTCAACGCAACCCATGGATGA